The sequence AGGATGAAGAAGGCGATCAGCGAGCCGCGCAGCGCCACCTGCTTGCGCTCGGAGCGATTCATACCCGCCGTAAGCCCGATGAAAAGCGGGGCGAGCCCAGGCGGATCGACGGTAACAAGCAGAGTCGTGAAGGCATTGATCAGCGTATCCGCGCTCGCCATATAGTCCCCGAAGCCTGTTTTGTCGCTGTTAGCGAGCATTGTTATGCGAGGAACGGGCTTTCGCAAAGGGTCATGCGCCGGTGTTGATCAGTTTCGCCATGGAAATGTTCGATTCCATGGCTTAAAGGGGCAAAACCTGTTCAAAAACACCGGCCAAAATTGGCGCTCGCCAGGCCTTTCGGCTATAAATTTCGCAGTGATTCTAAAAGAGATCGTGATCTGTTTTGACTGAGCAAACACCACCCGGCGGCGGGAAGCTCCCGCCAGGCATCGAGCCGATTTCCATCATGGAGGAAATGCAGCGGTCGTACCTCGATTACGCCATGAGCGTGATCGTCAGCCGCGCGCTTCCCGACGTCCGCGATGGTCTGAAGCCCGTTCATCGGCGCATCCTCTATGCGGCCCATCAGAGCGGCTATCACTGGAACCGCAAATATGTGAAGTCGGCCCGCCCCGTCGCCGACGTCATGGGTAGCTATCACCCGCATGGCGACGCCTCGATCTATGACGCCTTGGTCCGCATGGCGCAGGATTGGTCGATGCGTGTGCCGCTCATCGACGGGCAGGGCAATTTCGGCTCGATCGATGGCGATTCGCCGGCGGCGATGCGTTATACGGAATCGCGCCTGACGAAGGTTGCCCACGAGCTTCTCGAGGACATCGACAAGGAAACGGTCGATTTCCAGGAAAACTACGATGCGACCACGGAAGAGCCGAAGGTTCTGCCGGCGCGCTTCCCGAACCTGCTTGTCAATGGTTCCGGCGGTATCGCCGTCGGCATGGCGACCAACATCCCGCCGCACAACCTTTCCGAAGTCATCAACGGCTGTATTGCGCTGATCGACAATCCCGCGATCGAGCTGTCCCAGATGATGGAGATCATCCCCGGCCCGGACTTCCCGACCGGTGCGAAGATTCTCGGCCGTGCCGGCATCCGTTCCGCCTATGAGACGGGTCGCGGCTCCGTCGTCATGCGTGGTGTCGCAGCCATCGAGCCGATGCGCGGCGATCGCGAGCAGATCATCATCACCGAGATCCCCTATCAGGTGAACAAGGCGTCGATGATCGAGAAGATGGCCGAGCTCGTGCGCGAGAAGCGCATCGAGGGCATCTCTGACCTTCGCGACGAATCCGACCGCCAGGGCTATCGCGTTGTCGTCGAGCTGAAGCGCGATGCCAATGCCGATGTCATCCTGAACCAGCTTTATCGCTACACGCCGCTGCAGACCTCCTTCGGCTGCAACATGGTGGCGCTGAACGGCGGCAAGCCCGAGCTGATGAACCTGATGGACATCCTGCGCGCTTTCGTGGCGTTTCGTGAGGAAGTCATCAGCCGGCGCACCAAATACCTGCTGCGCAAGGCCCGTGATCGCGCTCATGTCTTGGTCGGTCTGGCGATTGCGGTTGCCAATATCGACGAAGTCATCCGCGTGATCCGCCAGGCGCCGGATCCGCAATCGGCCCGCGAAGAGCTGATGACGCGTCGCTGGAATGCGGCAGACGTCGAATCCCTTATCCGGCTAATCGATGATCCTCGTCACCGAATCAATGAGGACGACACCTACAACCTCTCGGAAGAGCAGGCGCGCGCCATCCTCGAACTACGTCTGGCTCGCTTGACCGCTCTCGGTCGCGATGAAATCGACGAGGAACTCAATCAGATCGGCGCTGAGATCAAGGAGTATCTTGATATTCTTTCGTCGCGCGCCCGCATCCAAACCATTGTAAAAGATGAGCTTGCTGCCGTTCGCGACGAATTTGGGACGCCGCGCCGCACCGAGATCATTGATGGCGGTCTTGAGATGGACGACGAGGATCTGATCGCCCGTGAGGATATGGTCGTCACCGTTTCTCATCTCGGTTATATCAAGCGCGTGCCGCTGACGACCTATCGTGCACAGCGTCGCGGCGGCAAGGGCCGCTCGGGAATGACCACCCGCGACGAGGATTTCGTTACCCGGCTATTCGTTCTCAATACGCATACCCCAGTCCTGTTCTTCTCATCGCGCGGCATCGTCTACAAGGAAAAGGTCTGGCGTCTGCCGATCGGCACGCCGACCTCGCGCGGCAAGGCGCTTATCAACATGCTGCCGCTGGAGCCCGGCGAACGCATCACCACGATCATGCCGCTGCCCGAGGACGAGGACAGCTGGGACAATCTCGATGTGATGTTCACGACGACGCGCGGAACCGTGCGCCGCAACAAGCTGTCGGATTTCGTGCAGGTCAACCGCAACGGCAAGATCGCCATGAAGCTCGAAGAGGAGGGTGATGAAATTCTCTCCGTCGAGACCTGTACGGAGCATGACGATGTGCTGATGACGACCGCGCTCGGCCAGTGCATCCGCTTCTCCGTATCGGACGTGCGCGTCTTTGCCGGCCGCAATTCGATCGGCGTGCGCGGTATTACACTTGCACCAGGCGATCGCATCATCTCGATGACGATCGTCCGTCATGTGGATGCCGAGCCGTGGGAGCGTGCTGCTTATCTCAAGCGCTCCGTCAGTGAACGCCGCTCCGCGACTGGCGACGACGAGGAGATTGCACTGGTTGGCGAGGAAGTCACCGAGGAGGGACAGCTCAGCGACGAGCGCTACGAGGAGCTCAAAGCTCTTGAACAGTTCGTTTTGACGATCTCGGAAAAGGGTTTCGGCAAGCGTTCTTCTTCTTACGATTTCCGCATCTCCGGCCGCGGCGGCAAGGGCATCCGCGCCACCGACACGTCGAAGACAGGGGAAATCGGCGAGCTCGTCGCCGCCTTCCCGGTCGAGGATGGCGATCAGATCATGCTCGTCTCGGATGGCGGTCAGCTGATCCGTGTGCCCGTCGGCGGCATCCGCGTCGCCAGCCGCGCCACCAAGGGCGTCACCATCTTCTCTACTGCAAAGGACGAGAAGGTCGTATCCGTCGAGCGTATCAGCGAGCCGGAAGGCGACGAGGATGATGCTTCGGCAGCCGAGGATGACGTTGTTGCTGATGAGGCTGGAGATGCCGGCAGCGAGGGTGGCAGCGAAGAATAGTCTTCGCTGTGCCCGCCTGGAGAGATCAGCGGCTGCTCGGCCGGCCCATCTGGAAGTCGAAGGTTTTCGATCGCATGAGCCTGGCAACAGGCTCATGCGATTGTCATTTGAGGCAAAGCGCACAGGATCTGGCGGCCGATTCGTAGCTCTTTATTCCGGGCGTTCGTTATTTTGCGAAAAGGGCGGCAGAACCTCCAGGCTTTCCCGTTCCAGCTGCGCAAAAACCTCGTCATAGCCAAAACGGAAATGCCAGCCGAGAACCGTGCCCGCAGATTTCGATGCATGAATGCGATCGATTCCATCAGGCAACGGCCAATTTCGCTGTGCAAATTTCGCGGCGAGGCCGGGCGCGCGCAGCTGGATGACGGAGGCGGCATCGGCCGCGAGCGCCTCGCAGTCTTCTGGTTTAAATAGCGTGCCGGCGGAAACGATATGTCGTTGAAAATCTTTGCCGCCGTTCGTGAGTGCCGCCACATGGGCGTCCGCAACATCGCGGATATCGACGCCGCGATGCAGGCGATGAACAGCCATCACATTGGCTGCTTCTGGAAAACTTCGAGACATGCGTAAAACGCGGACCTGCAAATCCGGGCCGGTCATGCCTTTAAGGAGCTGCTCAGCTTCCAGTTTCGTGCGGTGATAGATGCTTTTCGGTTGCGGCACGGTGTCTTCATCGACCCATGTGCAATGACCGGGAACGACCGCCCGGCCATAAAGTGCGGTCGTACTGGTAAACACCAGTCGTCTCACGCCGGCAGCCAGCGCCGCTTCCGCCAGCCGCCGTGTCCCGTCCACATTGATGCGGCGAAATTCATCCTCGGAAACCGCGCCGACATGAGGCGCGTGCAGGGCCGCGCAATGGATGACTGCATCCGCACCCGTCAGCGCCTGACGTAGCAACGCCGCATCGGTAAAATCTCCGAGTAGATGTGTCGTCGAAAACGGCGAACGATCGATGCCTATCACCCTATGGCTTGGCGCCAGCGCATTAAAGATCGCCCGGCCAAGTCGCCCGGAGCTGCCTGTCAGGACAATGCGCATCTTGATCCCTCGATGAACCACGATCACCATAGCATGATTGAAGCAGCTGGCGCGCTTCCTCTTATAAAATCATGCTTTTGCGTCTTGGCAGCGGGGCCCAAGGGAAGCGCCGGGACCATAGGCAATAAAAAACCGGACGCTGGCGGGGAAAGCGTCCGGTTCAGGATCCATCCGGGCGTATGTGGCGGGGGAGCCCGGTACGCGGAGATCAGAGCGTCTTGTGACGCTTATGCAGCCTCTTGCTCTCTTCGCTTTCGCGATGAAGCGCCGAAATGGTGGATGCGACTGACACGACAAACATGATGCTGATGAAAATTGTAAGCAGCGTCAAAATTGTGAACATGATCGCTCCCTCCTTAGGTGGGACTAGCGTTCAGATCCCTTAGTACTGGCTCGAGGCAACGAAGGGACGAGCCGAAGCAAAGGGACCGTAGATCTTCGACTGGTCGGGTTTCTGATCGTAAAGTGCAACGGTTGCTGCAAGCATTCCCGAAATCATGGCCATCCAAACAACGTTAATAAGGGTGATCTTGTCGGGCATACTCTTCTTCCTTCTTGCCGCAATGTGCAATCTGAGTTTCGGACTGTTAACGCGGCGTTTTCCAAATGGTTCCGCCGATATTGAGAGCTATCTAGCAATGCGTGCCTGAAGCGACCTTGAATGCCTTGTTCATCTGGCGTTCAGATTCGCGATGCGTCCTGCGCATGGCGGTGGCGATTTCTTGGGCAAAATTGATATCCCTGCCGTTTTCCGAGGCGGAATCCCACTCGATCTCATAATGGTCGACGAAAAGATGAACGAGGTATTCGACGAAAAATGAACCGATGATGGCGCCTGCGATGATGAAGACGAGCATGGCGTGATGTCCCTGAAACCGAGATCGGCGAGCCGTTGAACCAGGCCCGTTTCGATGTTGATGCCAGTAAAGCATTGTCGAGCTGAAACAGGCTTGAACGGCGTGTTCATCTGCAGTTCAGAGGCTGCCGCCGGGTTGCAAATCACTTGCGATACGGCCTCATCCATGACAAAAGGCGTCGAAACAACGAGCCGGCTTGATAATGACGACAGCCTTCTATCCAGGGTCCTTCGACCCGATGACCAACGGACATCTGGATGTCCTCGTGCAGGCGTTGAATGTCGCCGCCAAGGTGATCGTCGCGATTGGCATTCATCCGGGCAAGAAGCCGCTTTTCTCTTTCGAGGAGCGGGCGGAGCTGATCCGCAGATCGCTCGGTGAGGCTCTGCCGCAGAAGGCAGGCGATATTTCCGTCGTTGCTTTCGACAATCTGGTCGTCGATGCAGCCCGCGCCCACGGCGCGACCTTGCTTGTACGCGGCCTGCGCGATGGCACCGATCTTGACTATGAAATGCAGATGGCCGGCATGAACAGGCAGATGGCGCCGGATATTCAGACGCTGTTTCT comes from Rhizobium tropici CIAT 899 and encodes:
- the gyrA gene encoding DNA gyrase subunit A, with the translated sequence MTEQTPPGGGKLPPGIEPISIMEEMQRSYLDYAMSVIVSRALPDVRDGLKPVHRRILYAAHQSGYHWNRKYVKSARPVADVMGSYHPHGDASIYDALVRMAQDWSMRVPLIDGQGNFGSIDGDSPAAMRYTESRLTKVAHELLEDIDKETVDFQENYDATTEEPKVLPARFPNLLVNGSGGIAVGMATNIPPHNLSEVINGCIALIDNPAIELSQMMEIIPGPDFPTGAKILGRAGIRSAYETGRGSVVMRGVAAIEPMRGDREQIIITEIPYQVNKASMIEKMAELVREKRIEGISDLRDESDRQGYRVVVELKRDANADVILNQLYRYTPLQTSFGCNMVALNGGKPELMNLMDILRAFVAFREEVISRRTKYLLRKARDRAHVLVGLAIAVANIDEVIRVIRQAPDPQSAREELMTRRWNAADVESLIRLIDDPRHRINEDDTYNLSEEQARAILELRLARLTALGRDEIDEELNQIGAEIKEYLDILSSRARIQTIVKDELAAVRDEFGTPRRTEIIDGGLEMDDEDLIAREDMVVTVSHLGYIKRVPLTTYRAQRRGGKGRSGMTTRDEDFVTRLFVLNTHTPVLFFSSRGIVYKEKVWRLPIGTPTSRGKALINMLPLEPGERITTIMPLPEDEDSWDNLDVMFTTTRGTVRRNKLSDFVQVNRNGKIAMKLEEEGDEILSVETCTEHDDVLMTTALGQCIRFSVSDVRVFAGRNSIGVRGITLAPGDRIISMTIVRHVDAEPWERAAYLKRSVSERRSATGDDEEIALVGEEVTEEGQLSDERYEELKALEQFVLTISEKGFGKRSSSYDFRISGRGGKGIRATDTSKTGEIGELVAAFPVEDGDQIMLVSDGGQLIRVPVGGIRVASRATKGVTIFSTAKDEKVVSVERISEPEGDEDDASAAEDDVVADEAGDAGSEGGSEE
- a CDS encoding NAD-dependent epimerase/dehydratase family protein — protein: MVIVVHRGIKMRIVLTGSSGRLGRAIFNALAPSHRVIGIDRSPFSTTHLLGDFTDAALLRQALTGADAVIHCAALHAPHVGAVSEDEFRRINVDGTRRLAEAALAAGVRRLVFTSTTALYGRAVVPGHCTWVDEDTVPQPKSIYHRTKLEAEQLLKGMTGPDLQVRVLRMSRSFPEAANVMAVHRLHRGVDIRDVADAHVAALTNGGKDFQRHIVSAGTLFKPEDCEALAADAASVIQLRAPGLAAKFAQRNWPLPDGIDRIHASKSAGTVLGWHFRFGYDEVFAQLERESLEVLPPFSQNNERPE
- the coaD gene encoding pantetheine-phosphate adenylyltransferase, whose translation is MTTAFYPGSFDPMTNGHLDVLVQALNVAAKVIVAIGIHPGKKPLFSFEERAELIRRSLGEALPQKAGDISVVAFDNLVVDAARAHGATLLVRGLRDGTDLDYEMQMAGMNRQMAPDIQTLFLPAGTASRPITATLVRQIASMGGDVSAFVPSAVLEALNGKLKNKASGNS